Proteins encoded together in one Microbacterium sp. zg-Y625 window:
- a CDS encoding SatD family protein: protein MSVAVTADIVGSRTLTDRGGAQRHLEGAVDRVESDFPLSERPLRPTVGDELQGVYPTLAAASAAVLLIRLALPDGIECRFGIGVGPIDDVPSATVGTISEGPAWWAARAAIDTVHAKQSRTLPGVRTWAAAAESQDAAVREAVRLANSGFVARDQLVTAMAERVRRITYRRCLGDTQRAIAAAEGITQSAVSQALAASGGAVLVDAVQTLLAAE, encoded by the coding sequence ATGAGCGTCGCAGTCACCGCGGACATCGTCGGATCCCGCACCCTCACTGACCGGGGTGGAGCACAGCGACACCTCGAGGGTGCAGTGGATCGGGTCGAGTCCGACTTCCCGCTCTCGGAGCGGCCATTGCGGCCCACCGTCGGGGATGAGCTTCAGGGCGTCTACCCGACGCTGGCGGCGGCATCCGCCGCCGTGCTGCTGATCCGGCTCGCCCTCCCCGACGGCATCGAGTGCCGCTTCGGCATCGGAGTGGGTCCGATCGACGACGTGCCGTCGGCCACCGTCGGCACCATCTCGGAAGGACCTGCCTGGTGGGCGGCCCGCGCCGCCATCGACACCGTGCACGCCAAGCAGAGCCGCACCCTCCCGGGCGTGCGCACGTGGGCGGCGGCGGCTGAGAGCCAGGATGCCGCGGTGCGCGAGGCCGTGCGGCTCGCCAACTCGGGTTTCGTCGCGCGCGATCAGCTCGTCACGGCGATGGCAGAGCGGGTTCGCCGCATCACGTACCGCCGGTGCCTGGGTGACACGCAACGTGCGATCGCAGCGGCCGAGGGGATCACGCAGTCCGCCGTGTCCCAGGCTCTGGCCGCCTCCGGGGGAGCGGTGCTCGTCGACGCCGTGCAGACCCTCCTGGCCGCGGAATGA
- a CDS encoding TlyA family RNA methyltransferase, with translation MTERLDAAVAARGLARSRTHAAQLIAAGLVSVDGHPLVKASARVGEDAAITVAASDHYVSRAAHKLIAALDAFGVDVQHRTALDMGASTGGFTQVLRERGAHPVLAVDVGHGQLAAPVAADPGVHAVEGFNVRHMTPESLAAASGVDDAPSVVTGDLSFISLSHVLPAVAAVCTPDADIVLLIKPQFEVGRTGVREGLVKNAGLRADAVAGVLWAAWDAGLGTCGLISSPIAGTHGNAEYLVHLRPGADGNPTEWLGTVNRLAEIE, from the coding sequence ATGACGGAGCGCCTCGATGCGGCCGTCGCCGCGCGCGGGCTCGCGCGCTCGCGAACGCACGCCGCGCAGCTGATCGCTGCAGGCCTCGTGAGCGTCGACGGGCACCCGCTCGTGAAGGCCTCCGCACGGGTGGGAGAGGATGCTGCGATCACCGTCGCGGCATCCGATCACTACGTCAGCCGCGCGGCGCACAAGCTGATCGCCGCCCTCGACGCGTTCGGCGTCGACGTGCAGCACCGGACGGCGCTGGACATGGGGGCGTCCACCGGAGGATTCACGCAGGTGCTGCGCGAGCGAGGCGCGCACCCTGTGCTCGCCGTCGACGTCGGCCACGGTCAGCTCGCCGCGCCCGTCGCCGCCGACCCGGGGGTGCACGCGGTCGAGGGGTTCAACGTTCGACACATGACTCCCGAGAGCCTCGCGGCAGCATCCGGCGTCGACGACGCGCCGTCGGTGGTCACCGGGGACCTGTCGTTCATCTCGCTCTCGCACGTGCTGCCGGCCGTCGCGGCCGTCTGCACCCCGGATGCCGACATCGTGCTGCTTATCAAGCCGCAGTTCGAGGTGGGGCGCACCGGCGTGCGGGAGGGGCTCGTCAAGAACGCGGGGCTCCGCGCCGACGCCGTCGCCGGCGTGCTGTGGGCGGCATGGGACGCGGGGCTCGGCACCTGCGGGCTCATCTCCTCGCCGATCGCCGGTACGCACGGCAACGCGGAGTATCTCGTGCATCTGCGTCCGGGGGCGGACGGCAATCCGACAGAATGGTTGGGCACCGTGAACCGACTGGCGGAGATCGAATGA
- a CDS encoding HAD-IIA family hydrolase encodes MALFSRNTTPSPLDGVDVVLADLDGVVYAGPGPLPHAVESLVRAGQTRRLGYITNNASRTDATVASHLRELGLSSTEPEDVVTSPQAAMRLLRERVAPGSRILVVGGDGLTVEVEKAGYAVTRSADDSPAAVVQGFAPDVGWQHLAEAAYALARPEDEGGIPWIATNTDWTIPQARGLAPGNGTLVSAVHTAVGRLAVVAGKPERPIFDEAVARFGASSPLFLGDRLDTDIAGAQAAGIPSVLVLTGVDRPKHVLAAPPHSRPTYILGDLRELHEPYPEVKTKGDTTTVRDAVVRIDGPDIHILSEGSRPIDLVRAGAAAIWATGRGIFGFRVPERLYADPFHRP; translated from the coding sequence ATGGCGCTGTTCTCGCGCAACACCACCCCGTCCCCGCTCGACGGCGTCGATGTCGTGCTGGCCGACCTCGACGGCGTCGTCTACGCCGGACCCGGCCCGCTTCCGCACGCGGTGGAGAGCCTGGTGCGCGCCGGCCAGACCCGGCGGCTCGGCTACATCACCAACAACGCGTCGCGCACCGACGCCACCGTGGCGAGCCACCTGCGCGAACTCGGTCTGTCTTCGACCGAACCCGAGGACGTCGTGACGAGTCCGCAGGCGGCCATGCGCCTGCTGCGGGAGCGCGTGGCGCCCGGCTCGCGCATCCTCGTCGTGGGTGGGGACGGTCTGACGGTCGAGGTGGAGAAGGCGGGCTACGCGGTCACGCGCAGTGCGGACGACTCTCCCGCCGCCGTCGTGCAGGGGTTCGCCCCCGACGTCGGGTGGCAGCACCTGGCCGAAGCGGCGTACGCCCTGGCGCGGCCCGAGGACGAGGGCGGCATCCCATGGATCGCCACCAACACCGACTGGACGATCCCGCAGGCGCGAGGCCTGGCTCCGGGCAACGGCACCCTGGTCTCGGCCGTGCACACCGCGGTCGGCCGGCTTGCGGTCGTGGCGGGCAAGCCGGAGCGTCCGATCTTCGACGAGGCCGTCGCGCGGTTCGGCGCGTCGAGCCCGCTGTTCCTCGGCGACCGCCTCGACACCGACATCGCGGGGGCTCAGGCCGCCGGCATCCCGTCGGTGCTCGTCCTCACGGGTGTGGACCGGCCCAAGCACGTGTTGGCCGCGCCGCCGCATTCGCGGCCCACCTACATCCTGGGCGACCTGCGCGAGCTGCACGAGCCGTACCCCGAGGTGAAGACCAAGGGCGACACCACCACCGTGCGCGACGCGGTGGTGCGCATCGACGGCCCCGACATCCATATCCTCTCCGAGGGTTCGCGCCCCATCGACCTCGTGCGTGCGGGTGCGGCGGCGATCTGGGCGACAGGCCGCGGCATCTTCGGGTTCCGGGTGCCGGAGCGGCTGTACGCCGACCCGTTCCACCGGCCCTGA
- the argH gene encoding argininosuccinate lyase, translated as MSGSKSEGTNAGALWGGRFASGPSPELAALSRSTHFDWVLAPYDIAGSHAHAKALAAAGYLTADEEARMHAGLDALATAVQDGTLAAGPDDEDVHGALEAALIAEVGAELGGKLRAGRSRNDQIATLVRMYLLDHSRLIAREILRVVDAIAAQAEAHATAIMPGRTHLQHAQPILLAHHLQAHAWPLVRDLERLRDWTVRASVSPYGGGALAGATLGLDPQLVAEELGLARPAENSLDGTAARDVVAEFAFIAAMIAVDVSRFAEDIIIWNTREFGFVTLDDGYSTGSSIMPQKKNPDIAELARGKAGRLIGNLAGLMATLKALPLAYNRDLQEDKEPVFDSVTTLEVVLPAFAGMVATLRFDTERMAALAPQGFSLATDVAEWLVKRGVPFRDAHEISGALVQACEQRGIELQDAGDELLAQVSPHLTPQVREVLSIQGSVASRDGAGGTAPVRVDEQRAQLVARAQAVAHALGI; from the coding sequence GTGAGCGGAAGCAAGAGTGAAGGCACGAACGCGGGCGCACTGTGGGGCGGACGGTTCGCCTCGGGCCCCTCGCCCGAGCTGGCGGCGCTGAGCCGCTCCACGCACTTCGACTGGGTCCTGGCGCCTTACGACATCGCCGGCTCCCACGCCCACGCCAAGGCGCTCGCCGCCGCCGGCTACCTGACCGCCGACGAGGAAGCGCGCATGCACGCCGGCCTCGACGCGCTGGCCACGGCCGTGCAGGACGGCACCCTCGCCGCAGGCCCGGACGATGAGGACGTGCACGGTGCGCTCGAGGCCGCGCTCATCGCCGAAGTGGGCGCAGAGCTCGGCGGCAAGCTGCGTGCCGGCCGCAGTCGCAACGACCAGATCGCCACCCTCGTGCGCATGTACCTGCTCGACCACTCGCGGCTGATCGCTCGCGAGATCCTGCGGGTCGTCGATGCGATCGCTGCCCAGGCCGAGGCCCACGCCACCGCGATCATGCCCGGGCGCACGCACCTGCAGCACGCCCAGCCCATCCTCTTGGCGCACCACCTGCAGGCCCATGCCTGGCCGCTCGTGCGCGACCTCGAGCGTCTTCGCGACTGGACGGTGCGCGCGAGCGTCTCGCCGTACGGCGGGGGAGCGCTGGCGGGGGCGACGCTGGGCCTGGACCCGCAGCTGGTCGCCGAGGAGCTGGGCCTGGCCCGGCCGGCCGAGAACTCCCTCGACGGGACGGCCGCACGCGATGTCGTCGCGGAGTTCGCGTTCATCGCCGCGATGATCGCGGTCGATGTGTCCCGCTTCGCCGAGGACATCATCATCTGGAACACGCGCGAGTTCGGATTCGTGACACTCGACGACGGGTACTCGACGGGGTCGAGCATCATGCCGCAGAAGAAGAACCCCGACATCGCCGAGCTCGCACGAGGCAAGGCCGGGCGGCTCATCGGCAACCTCGCCGGCCTGATGGCGACCTTGAAGGCGCTTCCGCTGGCCTACAACCGCGACCTGCAAGAGGACAAAGAGCCGGTCTTCGACTCCGTCACCACGCTCGAAGTCGTGCTGCCGGCGTTCGCGGGCATGGTCGCGACGCTGCGTTTCGACACCGAGCGCATGGCGGCTCTCGCTCCGCAGGGGTTCTCGCTCGCCACGGATGTGGCGGAGTGGCTCGTGAAGCGCGGGGTTCCCTTCCGCGACGCGCACGAGATCTCCGGCGCACTGGTGCAGGCCTGCGAGCAGCGAGGGATCGAACTGCAGGATGCCGGCGACGAGCTGCTGGCGCAGGTTTCACCGCACCTGACCCCGCAGGTGCGGGAGGTCCTGTCCATTCAGGGATCGGTGGCGAGCCGCGATGGGGCCGGCGGCACCGCCCCGGTGCGGGTCGACGAGCAGCGGGCGCAGCTGGTCGCTCGTGCGCAGGCCGTCGCTCATGCCCTGGGCATCTAG
- a CDS encoding CTP synthase, translating to MTETSSAAPLSNDITRHIFVTGGVVSSLGKGLTAASLGNLLTARGLRVVMQKLDPYLNVDPGTMNPFQHGEVFVTDDGAETDLDIGHYERFLDIELNQSANVTTGQIYSQVIAKERRGEYLGDTVQVIPHITDEIKRRMRLQSTEEPRPDVIITEIGGTVGDIESQPFIESARQIRHELGRGNVFFVHVSLVPFMGASGEQKTKPTQHSVAALRSIGIQPDALVLRSDRPVTESNKRKIALMCDVDEDAVVNAVDVPSIYDIPTMLNEQGLDDYIVRSLGLSKAADVDWTRWNTVLQAVHNPKHEVTIGLVGKYIDLPDAYLSVTEALKAGGFGQETKVKITWIPSDLCETPEGAEKALSGVDGIVIPGGFGIRGIEGKLGALRFAREQGLPTLGICLGLQCMVIEYARNVAGLEGASSSEFDPDTEFPVIATMAEQVDILAGGDLGGTMRLGLYPAKLTEGSVAAEVYGSDVAYERHRHRYEVNNRYRDQIAEAGLVFSGVNPDLGLVEYVELPRDVHPYYIATQAHPELRSRPTEPHPLFRGLVAAAVERHRASELFDVENA from the coding sequence GTGACGGAAACTTCTAGCGCGGCCCCACTTTCGAACGACATCACCAGGCACATCTTCGTGACAGGCGGTGTCGTTTCCTCGTTGGGGAAGGGGCTGACCGCTGCGAGCCTCGGCAACCTGCTGACCGCACGCGGCCTGCGCGTGGTCATGCAGAAGCTGGACCCGTACCTGAACGTCGACCCTGGAACGATGAACCCGTTCCAGCACGGCGAGGTGTTCGTCACCGATGACGGGGCAGAGACCGACCTCGACATCGGCCACTACGAGCGCTTCCTCGACATCGAACTGAACCAGTCGGCGAACGTCACGACGGGGCAGATCTACTCGCAGGTGATCGCCAAGGAGCGCCGCGGCGAGTACCTCGGCGACACCGTGCAGGTCATCCCGCACATCACCGACGAGATCAAGCGCCGCATGCGGCTGCAGTCGACCGAGGAGCCGCGGCCCGACGTCATCATCACCGAGATCGGCGGCACGGTCGGCGACATCGAGTCGCAGCCGTTCATCGAGTCGGCCCGCCAGATCCGCCACGAGCTCGGCCGCGGCAACGTGTTCTTCGTGCACGTGTCGCTGGTTCCGTTCATGGGCGCCTCGGGCGAGCAGAAGACCAAGCCCACGCAGCACTCCGTCGCAGCGCTCCGCTCGATCGGCATCCAGCCCGACGCGCTGGTGCTGCGCAGCGACCGGCCCGTCACCGAGTCGAACAAGCGCAAGATCGCGCTCATGTGCGACGTCGATGAGGATGCCGTCGTCAACGCGGTCGACGTCCCGAGCATCTACGACATCCCCACCATGCTCAACGAGCAGGGGCTCGACGACTACATCGTGCGTTCGCTCGGGCTTTCCAAGGCCGCGGACGTGGACTGGACCCGCTGGAACACCGTGCTGCAGGCGGTGCACAACCCCAAGCACGAGGTCACCATCGGCCTGGTCGGCAAGTACATCGACCTGCCCGACGCGTACCTGTCGGTGACCGAGGCGCTCAAGGCCGGCGGCTTCGGTCAGGAGACGAAGGTGAAGATCACCTGGATCCCGTCGGACCTGTGCGAGACGCCCGAAGGCGCCGAGAAGGCGCTCTCCGGCGTGGACGGCATCGTGATCCCCGGTGGCTTCGGCATCCGCGGCATCGAGGGCAAGCTCGGCGCGCTGCGGTTCGCCCGCGAGCAGGGCCTTCCCACCCTCGGAATCTGCCTCGGCCTGCAGTGCATGGTCATCGAGTACGCGCGCAACGTCGCCGGGCTCGAGGGTGCGTCCTCGAGCGAGTTCGACCCCGACACCGAGTTCCCGGTGATCGCGACGATGGCCGAGCAGGTCGACATCCTCGCCGGCGGCGACCTGGGCGGCACCATGCGCCTGGGCCTGTACCCGGCCAAGCTCACCGAGGGCTCGGTGGCCGCGGAGGTCTACGGATCCGACGTCGCCTACGAGCGTCACCGCCACCGCTACGAGGTCAACAACCGCTACCGCGACCAGATCGCCGAAGCCGGTCTGGTGTTCTCCGGCGTGAACCCGGACCTGGGACTCGTGGAGTACGTCGAGCTGCCGCGCGACGTGCACCCGTACTACATCGCCACCCAGGCGCACCCGGAGCTGCGGTCGCGGCCCACCGAGCCGCACCCGCTCTTCCGCGGCCTGGTCGCCGCGGCTGTCGAGCGTCACCGCGCCAGCGAGCTGTTCGACGTCGAGAATGCCTGA
- a CDS encoding NAD kinase has translation MTQPQRHILVVVNAHRGDNADAAQRVFHALQSAGAQPVATPEDRADLQGIDLSGVATLGGDVAVDDIELAIVLGGDGTILRAAELVREGTAPVLGVNMGHVGFLAEIERDDMDDAVRRVIDRDYVVEERMALSVRIKDAANTVIYETWALNEATVEKASRERMLEVVMEIDGRPLSSFGCDGVVVSTPTGSTAYNFSGGGPVVWPTVEAITVVPLSAHALFARPLVVSPEAAVAIEVLERNNGLGVLWCDGRRSHDLPPGARVVVRRSADPVRLARLHPAAFTDRLVRKFQLPVTGWRGPVGPVDAEAP, from the coding sequence ATGACGCAGCCTCAGCGACACATCCTCGTCGTCGTCAACGCCCACCGCGGCGACAACGCCGACGCCGCGCAGCGCGTCTTCCACGCCCTGCAGTCCGCCGGGGCCCAGCCGGTCGCGACGCCCGAGGACCGCGCCGATCTGCAGGGCATCGACCTCTCCGGCGTCGCCACGCTCGGCGGCGACGTCGCGGTCGACGACATCGAGCTGGCCATCGTGCTCGGCGGCGACGGCACGATCCTGCGGGCAGCCGAACTCGTCCGCGAGGGCACCGCCCCCGTGCTGGGCGTGAACATGGGCCACGTCGGCTTTCTGGCCGAGATCGAACGCGACGACATGGACGACGCGGTGCGTCGCGTGATCGACCGCGATTACGTCGTCGAGGAGCGCATGGCCCTGTCGGTGCGCATCAAGGATGCCGCCAACACGGTGATCTACGAGACGTGGGCGCTGAACGAGGCCACCGTCGAGAAGGCGAGCCGGGAGCGGATGCTCGAGGTCGTCATGGAGATCGACGGCCGCCCGCTGTCGTCGTTCGGCTGCGACGGCGTAGTGGTGTCGACCCCCACCGGATCGACGGCGTACAACTTCTCGGGCGGCGGACCCGTGGTGTGGCCGACCGTCGAGGCGATCACGGTCGTTCCGCTGTCTGCTCACGCTCTCTTCGCCCGCCCCTTGGTCGTCAGCCCCGAGGCGGCGGTTGCGATCGAGGTGCTCGAGCGCAACAACGGCCTCGGCGTGCTGTGGTGCGATGGGCGGCGCTCCCACGATCTGCCGCCGGGCGCCCGCGTGGTCGTGCGCCGTTCCGCCGACCCGGTGCGCCTGGCGCGGCTGCATCCGGCGGCGTTCACCGACCGGCTCGTGCGCAAGTTCCAGCTGCCCGTGACCGGCTGGCGGGGACCCGTCGGCCCCGTCGATGCGGAGGCCCCGTGA
- the recN gene encoding DNA repair protein RecN produces MIEEIRLRDLGVIAQATLPMGPGFTAITGETGAGKTMVVTGLGLLLGQRADSGAVRSGAAQASVEGTWIVPQDGTVAERVREAGGDLEPIGEGDAELYLGRTLSSEGRSRATVGGRTAPAGVLADLADQLVVVHGQSDQLRLRSAVAQREALDRFGGAPVAAALADYRAAYDTWRALDAELTTLTGDRDARAREAEELRLLLADIERVDPQPGEDEDLTRRAERLAHAEDLRVAAATAHAALSTDDDAPDVVALAAEARRALERAADRDESLAALAEQAADIGYRAVDLAQSLSGYLADLDETGPQELALVEERRAELATLSRVHGSVDAAIELLRTGSARLAELDDDGDRVERLAQERDAAASVLDAAADTLTAARTDAAERLGAAVTAELRALALPDARLAVQVAPGSPSAAGRDDVTILLAPHPGAEPRPVAKGASGGELSRVMLALEVVIAATDPVPTFVFDEVDAGIGGAAAIEVGRRLARLAESSQVVVVTHLAQVAAFAGNHLTVVKANDGSVTASSVRRLEGADREAEMARLLSGMADSEAALTHARELLSLGGAGLIG; encoded by the coding sequence ATGATCGAGGAGATTCGCCTGCGCGACCTCGGCGTCATCGCCCAGGCGACGCTGCCGATGGGACCGGGGTTCACCGCGATCACCGGCGAGACCGGCGCGGGCAAGACGATGGTCGTCACGGGCCTGGGGCTGCTGCTCGGCCAGCGCGCCGACTCCGGCGCCGTGCGCTCGGGCGCCGCCCAGGCGTCGGTCGAGGGCACCTGGATCGTCCCGCAGGACGGAACCGTCGCAGAACGCGTGCGGGAGGCGGGGGGAGACCTCGAGCCCATCGGCGAGGGCGACGCCGAGCTGTACCTGGGGCGGACGCTCTCGAGTGAGGGTCGCAGCCGGGCGACGGTGGGCGGACGCACCGCGCCCGCGGGTGTGCTCGCGGACCTCGCCGACCAGCTCGTCGTCGTCCACGGCCAGTCGGACCAGCTGAGGCTGCGCTCTGCCGTCGCGCAGCGCGAGGCCCTCGACAGGTTCGGCGGGGCGCCGGTCGCCGCCGCCCTCGCGGACTACCGCGCGGCATACGACACCTGGCGGGCGCTGGACGCCGAGCTGACGACCCTCACCGGCGACCGCGACGCCCGCGCCCGCGAAGCCGAGGAACTGCGCCTGCTGCTGGCCGACATCGAGCGGGTCGACCCCCAGCCGGGGGAGGACGAGGACCTGACGCGTCGGGCCGAGCGCCTCGCGCACGCCGAGGACCTGCGCGTGGCGGCGGCGACCGCCCACGCGGCGCTGTCGACCGACGACGATGCGCCCGACGTCGTGGCACTGGCCGCTGAGGCGCGGCGGGCACTGGAGCGCGCCGCCGACCGCGACGAGTCGCTTGCCGCCCTTGCCGAGCAGGCGGCCGACATCGGGTACCGCGCCGTGGACCTCGCCCAGTCGCTGTCCGGTTACCTCGCCGACCTCGATGAGACAGGCCCGCAGGAACTCGCCCTGGTCGAGGAGCGGCGGGCCGAGCTCGCGACGCTGTCTCGCGTGCACGGCTCGGTGGATGCCGCGATCGAGCTGCTGCGCACCGGCTCCGCCCGCCTGGCCGAACTCGACGACGACGGCGACCGGGTCGAGCGCCTCGCGCAGGAGCGCGACGCCGCGGCATCCGTGCTCGACGCCGCCGCCGACACCCTGACCGCCGCCCGCACCGATGCCGCGGAGCGACTCGGCGCGGCGGTCACCGCAGAGCTGCGCGCCCTCGCGCTGCCCGACGCCCGCCTCGCGGTGCAGGTCGCGCCGGGGTCGCCCTCCGCCGCCGGGCGCGACGACGTGACGATCCTCCTCGCCCCGCACCCCGGAGCCGAGCCTCGGCCGGTCGCCAAGGGCGCCTCGGGCGGCGAGCTCAGCCGCGTCATGCTGGCGCTCGAGGTGGTCATCGCCGCCACCGACCCCGTGCCCACATTCGTCTTCGACGAGGTGGATGCCGGCATCGGCGGAGCGGCCGCGATCGAGGTGGGACGTCGCCTGGCGCGCCTGGCCGAATCGTCTCAGGTCGTGGTGGTCACCCACCTGGCGCAGGTCGCCGCCTTCGCCGGCAACCACCTCACCGTCGTGAAGGCCAACGACGGGTCGGTCACCGCCTCGAGCGTGAGACGATTGGAGGGCGCCGACCGAGAAGCCGAGATGGCCCGACTGCTGTCGGGAATGGCCGATTCCGAGGCGGCGCTCACCCACGCACGCGAACTGCTCAGCCTCGGCGGCGCAGGACTGATAGGATGA